A genomic region of Glycine max cultivar Williams 82 chromosome 15, Glycine_max_v4.0, whole genome shotgun sequence contains the following coding sequences:
- the LOC100794149 gene encoding histidine-containing phosphotransfer protein 4 → MDKIPSRRQVAAMKQSLFDQGYLDEQFIQLEELQDDANPNFVEEIVTLYYRDSSRLISSLDHTLESNPLDFNKLDTIMHQFKGSSSSIGAKKVKAECTLFREYCRARNGEGCRRSFQQMKREYATLRKKLETYFQLARQVGPVETAFRPK, encoded by the exons atggACAAAATCCCTTCCCGCAGGCAGGTTGCTGCCATGAAACAGTCCCTCTTTGATCag GGATATCTGGATGAGCAGTTTATCCAACTGGAAGAATTGCAGGATGATGCTAATCCTAACTTCGTTGAAGAAATTGTCACTCTTTACTACCGTGATTCCTCCAGGCTTATCTCTAGCTTGGACCACACTCT GGAAAGTAACCCACTGGATTTCAACAAGCTGGACACAATTATGCATCAGTTTAAAGGAAGCAGCTCAAG CATCGGAGCCAAAAAGGTGAAAGCAGAGTGCACTCTGTTCAGGGAATATTGCAGGGCAAGAAATGGAGAAGG ATGCAGGAGGAGCTTCCAACAAATGAAGAGAGAATATGCAACACTGAGAAAGAAACTTGAAACATATTTTCAG CTGGCTAGGCAAGTTGGGCCCGTGGAGACAGCATTTAGGCCCAAGTAA